In a genomic window of Meriones unguiculatus strain TT.TT164.6M chromosome 8, Bangor_MerUng_6.1, whole genome shotgun sequence:
- the LOC110542206 gene encoding olfactory receptor 1J21-like — translation MKSTRNQSSASEFLLLGLPIWPEEQGMYYAFFLATYLTTVLGNLLIILLIRLDSRLHTPMYFFLSHLAFTDISFSSVTAPKMLTNMLTHTQSISYAGCISQVYFFLFFADLDSFLLTSMAYDRYVAICHPLHYTRIMSQTVCILLVIVSWFLSFAGALVHTLLLARLSFLQGNTLHHFFCDLSALIKLASSDTSVNELVILIVGSLVITVPFVCILVSYGRIGATILRTPSIKGICKALSTCGSHLSVVSLYYGAIIGLYFVPSSNNTNDKDVIVAVLYTMVTPMLNPFIYSLRNRDMKGALRNTLARATSSM, via the coding sequence ATGAAGAGCACAAGGAATCAGAGCAGCGCATCTGAGTTCCTCCTCCTGGGGCTCCCCATCTGGCCAGAGGAGCAAGGCATGTACTATGCCTTCTTTCTGGCTACATACCTGACCACGGTGCTGGGAAACCTGCTCATCATCCTGCTCATCAGGCTGGACTCCCGCCTCCAcacccccatgtacttcttcctcagcCACTTGGCCTTCACGGACATTTCCTTCTCGTCAGTCACGGCTCCAAAGATGCTCACGAACATGCTGACTCACACTCAGTCCATATCATATGCTGGATGCATTTCCCAAGtgtattttttcctattttttgcAGATCTTGACagctttcttctgacctccatggcctATGACAGGTATGTGGCCATCTGCCACCCCCTCCACTATACCAGAATCATGAGTCAGACTGTCTGCATCCTCCTAGTCATTGTATCCTGGTTCTTATCCTTTGCTGGTGCCCTCGTGCACACTCTCCTTCTAGCTCGTCTCTCTTTCCTTCAAGGTAACACTCTCCAccacttcttctgtgacctgtCTGCCTTGATTAAGCTGGCCAGCTCAGACACCTCAGTCAATGAGCTGGTCATCCTCATTGTGGGATCACTAGTCATCACCGTGCCCTTTGTATGCATCCTGGTCTCTTATGGCCGCATCGGAGCCACCATCCTGAGAACTCCCTCCATCAAGGGAATCTGCAAAGCCTTGTCCACGTGCGGCTCCCACCTCTCTGTAGTGTCTCTGTACTATGGAGCCATTATTGGGCTATATTTTGTCCCCTCATCAAACAACACTAATGACAAGGATGTCATTGTGGCTGTGCTGTATACTATGGTCACTCCCATGCTGAATCCCTTTATCTACAGCCTGAGGAATCGGGACATGAAAGGAGCGTTGAGGAATACGCTTGCAAGAGCAACTTCTTCCATGTGA
- the LOC110542205 gene encoding olfactory receptor 1J21, whose product MMKTNQSSVSEFLLLGLPIQPEDQAMISALFLAMYLTTVLGNLLIILLIRLDSHLHTPMYFFLSHLAFTDISFSSVTAPKMLTNMLTHTQSISYAGCVSQIYFFLLFGCIDNFLLTSMAYDRYVAICHPLHYSTIMSQSLCVLLVMVSWVFSSTNGLVHTLLFARLSLFRDNTVHHFFCDLSALLKLSRSDTTINELVILTLAVVVITVPFVCILVSYGRIGATILRTPSIRGICKALSTCSSHLCVVSLYYGAIIGLYFFPSSDNTNDKDVIVAVMYTVVTPMLNPFIYSLRNREMKGALGNILSRRACSQ is encoded by the coding sequence ATGATGAAGACTAACCAGAGCAGCGTGTCTGAGTTCCTCCTCCTGGGGCTCCCCATCCAGCCAGAGGACCAAGCCATGATCTCCGCCCTGTTCCTGGCCATGTACCTGACCACGGTGCTGGGGAACCTGCTCATCATCCTGCTCATCAGGCTGGACTCCCACCTCCAcacccccatgtacttcttcctcagcCACTTGGCGTTCACAGACATCTCCTTCTCGTCAGTCACGGCTCCAAAGATGCTCACGAACATGCTGACTCACACTCAGTCCATCTCCTACGCTGGCTGTGTTTCCcagatatattttttcttattgtttggtTGTATTGACAACttccttctgacctccatggcctATGACAGGTATGTGGCCATCTGCCACCCTCTGCATTACAGCACCATCATGAGTCAGAGCCTCTGTGTCCTGCTAGTGATGGTGTCCTGGGTATTTTCCTCGACAAATGGCCTTGTGCACACTCTTCTCTTTGCtcgtctctctctctttagagaCAACACTGTCCACCATTTTTTCTGTGACCTCTCTGCCTTGCTGAAGCTGTCCAGGTCAGATACCACCATCAATGAGCTGGTCATCCTCACTTTAGCAGTGGTGGTCATCACCGTGCCCTTCGTATGCATCCTGGTCTCTTATGGCCGCATCGGAGCCACCATCCTGAGAACTCCCTCCATCAGGGGAATCTGCAAAGCCTTGTCCACGTGCAGCTCCCACCTCTGCGTAGTTTCTTTGTACTATGGAGCCATTATCGGGCTATATTTTTTCCCGTCCTCTGATAATACTAATGATAAAGATGTCATAGTGGCTGTGATGTACACTGTGGTCACGCCCATGCTGAATCCCTTTATCTACAGTCTGAGGAACCGGGAAATGAAAGGAGCACTGGGGAACATCCTCAGCCGGAGAGCGTGTTCACAGTGA
- the LOC110542209 gene encoding olfactory receptor 1J1, with translation MRLRNQSSASEFLLLGLPVRPEQRGVVFTLFLAMYLTTVLGNLLIMLLIRLDSRLHTPMYFFLSHLAFTDISFSSVTVPKMLTKVQNQYIPITYEGCVSQTHFFIFFADLDSFLITSMAYDRYVAICHPLHYMAIMRQSLCATLVAVSWAVAFACALLHTLLLAQLSFCADRTVPHFFCDLGALLKLSCSDTSLNQLVIFTAGLAAIMLPLLCILVSYGHIGFTILKVPSTKGVCKALSTCGSHLSVVALYYGSIIGLYFLPPSNSTSDRNVIASVMYTVVTPMLNPFIYSLRNKDMKGALRRLLSKKTEFSR, from the coding sequence ATGAGGCTCAGGAACCAGAGCAGCGCATCCGAGTTCCTCCTCCTGGGGCTCCCCGTCAGACCAGAGCAGCGGGGCGTCGTCTTCACGCTGTTCCTGGCCATGTACCTGACCACGGTGCTGGGGAACCTGCTCATCATGCTGCTCATCAGGCTGGACTCCCGCCTCCAcacccccatgtacttcttcctcagcCACTTGGCCTTCACGGACATCTCCTTCTCGTCCGTCACCGTCCCAAAGATGTTAACCAAAGTGCAGAACCAGTACATACCTATCACCTACGAGGGCTGTGTTTCACAGACGCACTTCTTCATATTCTTTGCTGACCTGGACAGTTTCCTCATCACTTCGATGGCCTATGACAGGTATGTGGCCATCTGTCACCCTCTACATTACATGGCCATCATGAGGCAGAGCCTGTGTGCCACGCTGGTAGCTGTGTCCTGGGCCGTAGCTTTTGCTTGTGCCCTTTTGCACACTCTCCTCCTAGCCCAGCTTTCCTTTTGTGCTGACCGCACTGTCCCccacttcttctgtgacctggggGCCCTGCTCAAGTTGTCCTGCTCTGACACATCCCTCAACCAACTGGTAATCTTCACAGCAGGCTTGGCCGCCATTATGCTTCCACTTCTGTGCATCCTCGTTTCTTACGGCCACATTGGGTTCACCATTCTCAAGGTTCCCTCAACCAAGGGCGTCTGTAAAGCCTTGTCCACTTGCGGGTCCCACCTCTCGGTGGTGGCCCTTTACTATGGCTCAATTATTGGTCTCTATTTTCTGCCCCCATCCAACAGTACCAGTGACAGGAATGTAATTGCTTCAGTGATGTACACAGTGGTCACTCCCATGCTGAACCCTTTCATCTACAGCCTGAGAAATAAAGACATGAAAGGGGCCTTAAGAAGACTCTTGAGTAAGAAGACAGAGTTTTCCAGATGA